From Deltaproteobacteria bacterium, one genomic window encodes:
- a CDS encoding serine protein kinase — protein sequence NIKELRKEANREGMEGISPRYVQDKISNALVSDKGEGCVNPFMVLNELESGLRHHSLISSEEVRKRDRELLSVVKGEYEDIVKNEVQRAISADEDAIAKLCGNYIDNIKAYTQREKVRNKYTGQYEEPDERLMRAIEEKIDIPESRKDDFRREIMNYIGALAIEGKTFNYRTNERLHKALELKLFEDQKDSIKLKNLVSSVVDKDTQEKIDIVKDRMIKSYGYCEICSTDVLNFVASIFARGDAKD from the coding sequence ACAACATCAAGGAGCTGCGCAAGGAGGCGAACCGCGAGGGCATGGAAGGGATCAGCCCGCGGTACGTCCAGGACAAGATCTCCAACGCGCTGGTGAGCGACAAGGGAGAGGGCTGCGTCAATCCCTTCATGGTGCTCAACGAGCTGGAGAGCGGGCTCCGGCACCACTCGCTGATCTCCAGCGAGGAAGTGCGCAAGCGCGATCGCGAGCTGCTCTCGGTGGTGAAGGGCGAGTACGAGGACATCGTCAAGAACGAGGTCCAGCGGGCCATCTCCGCGGACGAAGACGCCATCGCCAAGCTCTGCGGCAACTACATCGACAACATCAAGGCGTACACGCAGCGGGAGAAGGTCCGGAACAAGTACACCGGCCAGTACGAAGAGCCGGACGAGCGGCTGATGCGGGCCATCGAGGAGAAGATCGACATTCCCGAGTCGCGCAAGGACGACTTCCGCCGCGAGATCATGAACTACATCGGCGCCCTGGCCATCGAGGGGAAGACCTTCAATTACCGGACCAACGAGCGGCTGCACAAGGCGCTGGAGCTGAAGCTCTTCGAGGACCAGAAAGACTCGATCAAGCTGAAGAACCTCGTCTCCTCGGTGGTGGACAAGGACACGCAGGAGAAGATCGACATCGTCAAGGATCGGATGATCAAGTCCTACGGGTACTGCGAGATCTGCTCCACCGACGTCCTCAACTTCGTGGCGTCGATCTTCGCCCGGGGCGATGCCAAGGACTGA
- a CDS encoding DUF444 family protein has product MPLKIKQDHSRFREIIRGRIKENLRKYIQKGEMIGKKGKDLITIPVPSIDIPHFRYGHKDQGGVGQGDGQPGTVLAPGAVEGDGKGKAGQGEGQHSLEVDLSLDELADILGEELALPRIQSKGKKNLTTPKVKYTGVHTTGPESLRHFKRTYKQALKRSIASGTYNPLIPIVIPTREDKRYRSWRLTELPQSNAVVIYMMDVSGSMGDEQKEIVRIESFWIDTWLRANYKGLETRYIIHDAVAREVDRETFFHTRESGGTMISSAYKLCRDIMDGEYDSGSWNIYPFHFSDGDNWSADDTRTCVSLLKGEILPKVNQFAYGQVESPYGSGQFIKDLREAFDAVENVALSEIANKDAIYNSIKDFLGKGS; this is encoded by the coding sequence GTGCCGCTGAAGATCAAACAGGACCACAGCCGGTTTCGCGAGATCATCCGCGGGCGGATCAAGGAGAACCTTCGCAAGTACATCCAGAAGGGGGAGATGATCGGGAAGAAGGGGAAGGACCTGATCACCATCCCCGTCCCGTCCATCGACATCCCGCACTTCCGATACGGCCACAAGGACCAGGGCGGCGTCGGCCAAGGCGACGGCCAGCCCGGCACCGTGCTCGCTCCCGGAGCCGTGGAAGGCGACGGCAAGGGCAAGGCGGGGCAGGGCGAAGGACAGCACTCGCTGGAAGTCGATCTCTCGCTCGACGAGCTCGCCGACATCCTGGGCGAGGAGCTGGCGCTCCCGCGCATCCAGAGCAAGGGCAAGAAGAACCTCACCACGCCCAAGGTGAAGTACACGGGCGTGCACACGACCGGCCCCGAATCGCTTCGACACTTCAAGCGCACCTACAAGCAGGCGCTGAAGCGGAGCATCGCGTCCGGGACGTACAACCCGCTGATCCCGATCGTCATTCCGACCCGCGAGGACAAGAGGTACCGGAGCTGGCGGCTCACCGAGCTGCCGCAGTCCAATGCGGTAGTGATCTACATGATGGACGTCTCCGGCTCGATGGGCGACGAGCAGAAGGAGATCGTCCGCATCGAGAGCTTCTGGATCGACACCTGGCTGCGCGCCAACTACAAGGGCCTCGAGACCCGCTACATCATCCACGACGCGGTGGCGCGCGAGGTGGATCGCGAGACGTTCTTCCATACCCGCGAGTCCGGCGGGACGATGATCAGCTCCGCCTACAAGCTCTGCCGCGACATCATGGACGGGGAATACGATTCCGGCTCCTGGAACATCTACCCGTTCCATTTCTCCGACGGCGACAACTGGAGCGCAGACGACACGCGGACCTGCGTCTCGCTGCTCAAGGGCGAGATCCTGCCCAAGGTGAACCAGTTCGCGTACGGGCAGGTGGAGAGCCCCTACGGCAGCGGCCAGTTCATCAAGGATCTGCGCGAGGCCTTCGACGCGGTCGAGAACGTCGCGCTTTCCGAGATCGCCAACAAGGACGCCATCTACAACTCCATCAAGGACTTCCTCGGGAAGGGCTCTTAG
- a CDS encoding SpoVR family protein, producing MNENKDTRLPPHLSDIQREIEGYAKGFGLDFYETIFEVLGYDEINMVAAYGGFPNRYPHWRFGMEYEQLSKGYEYGLSKIYEMVINNNPSYAYLLESNMDVDQKLVMAHVYGHVDFFKNNYSFQHTNRKMMDEMANHATRLRRIIDKVGIEPVETFIDRCFSLENLINQHAPHFPAKSRDEVVEQPIEVRGFKTDREYMSHFINPQAFLDEQRKKLEDERAQKKKFPEKPERDVLAFLIEHAPLERWEADVLSVIREEAYYFAPQGQTKIANEGWACIEKHSRIFTSRGLVTMGELVDGLADKVSDGECARRVCDRNIIKDHATVSIRTRRGLKLTGSNNHRIVATNGSWVRLDELSIGARVRVSGGAGIWPHDRIPLSWRPPRRMTQKDVADRAGVSHQTVARALSGLRIRKNPERVATALALYSSAENVALQEQLPSKREAIAVPDEVSPDLGAFLGYLVGDGHISRVKHHLGLTTADVECIEHFASLVHGLFGLRCIVKWDDGRYRVLVHSENVSDLLVEELGLTHGPSARHKQVPEAVLRSPKEVVAPFLRAYFDCDGYAGRQGVILGTSSEVMSEQVQLILLNFGILSRRRPQQDGCWHVVIVGASAEKFLNEIGFGLSRKQQALTDYVHQRKWFKEEKWEDEIVEITHGRADVYDISVEETHRYAACGFINHNSYWHSTIMTTRALKDSEIVDYADHHSGTMGTRPGAINPYKLGIELWRFIEDRWNKGRFGKEYDECDDLRARRAWDKKLGLGRQKIFEVRKHYNDVTFIDEFLTADFAAEQKLFVYGFNEKANRWEILDREFQKVKKKLLQQLTNFGQPIIEVIDGNFENRGELLLAHRHDGVDLRIDYAKDTLVNLQAMWRRPVGIVTRVDGKGVLMRFDGRDHTDRKVEL from the coding sequence GTGAACGAGAACAAGGACACCCGCCTTCCACCGCACCTGAGTGACATCCAGCGCGAGATCGAGGGGTACGCGAAGGGGTTCGGGCTCGACTTCTACGAGACCATCTTCGAGGTCCTCGGCTACGACGAGATCAACATGGTGGCCGCCTACGGCGGCTTCCCCAACCGCTACCCGCACTGGCGGTTCGGGATGGAGTACGAGCAGCTCTCCAAGGGATACGAGTACGGCCTCTCGAAGATCTACGAGATGGTGATCAACAACAATCCCTCGTACGCATACCTGCTCGAGTCCAACATGGACGTGGACCAGAAGCTGGTGATGGCCCACGTCTACGGCCACGTCGACTTCTTCAAGAACAACTACTCGTTCCAGCACACCAACCGGAAGATGATGGACGAGATGGCGAACCACGCCACCAGGCTTCGCCGCATCATCGACAAGGTGGGTATCGAGCCGGTGGAGACGTTCATCGACCGGTGCTTCTCGCTGGAGAACCTGATCAATCAGCACGCGCCGCACTTTCCCGCCAAGAGCCGCGACGAGGTGGTCGAGCAGCCGATCGAGGTTCGCGGGTTCAAGACGGACCGCGAGTACATGTCGCACTTCATCAACCCGCAGGCCTTCCTCGACGAGCAGCGCAAGAAGCTCGAGGACGAGCGGGCACAGAAGAAGAAGTTTCCCGAGAAGCCGGAGCGCGACGTGCTGGCGTTCCTGATCGAGCACGCGCCGCTGGAGCGCTGGGAAGCGGACGTGCTCTCCGTGATTCGCGAGGAGGCGTATTACTTCGCGCCGCAAGGGCAGACGAAGATAGCAAACGAAGGCTGGGCATGTATCGAGAAACACTCGCGAATTTTCACTTCGCGAGGTCTGGTGACGATGGGCGAGTTGGTCGACGGACTGGCCGACAAGGTTTCGGACGGCGAGTGCGCGCGACGCGTATGCGACCGCAACATCATAAAGGACCATGCGACCGTCTCGATCCGCACGCGACGTGGCCTCAAGCTCACTGGCTCGAACAATCACCGCATCGTCGCGACCAATGGGTCGTGGGTTCGGCTTGATGAGCTTTCTATCGGCGCGCGAGTCCGGGTTTCGGGAGGCGCCGGCATCTGGCCGCACGACCGCATACCGCTGAGCTGGCGCCCTCCGCGGCGAATGACGCAAAAGGATGTCGCCGATCGCGCCGGCGTGTCACATCAGACCGTTGCTCGTGCGCTCTCGGGTCTGCGTATTCGCAAGAATCCCGAGCGCGTGGCGACCGCGCTGGCGCTCTATTCCAGCGCTGAGAACGTGGCTCTGCAGGAGCAGTTGCCTTCCAAACGTGAAGCGATCGCCGTGCCGGATGAGGTAAGCCCCGACCTGGGCGCATTCCTTGGGTACCTGGTCGGAGACGGCCACATCAGCCGGGTCAAACACCATCTCGGACTCACCACTGCGGACGTCGAGTGCATCGAGCACTTCGCATCTCTGGTCCACGGACTCTTCGGACTGCGTTGCATCGTGAAGTGGGATGATGGCCGGTACCGCGTGCTGGTTCATTCGGAGAATGTTTCTGACCTCCTCGTCGAGGAATTGGGTCTGACTCACGGCCCGAGTGCACGTCACAAGCAGGTCCCAGAGGCCGTTCTTCGGTCCCCAAAGGAAGTCGTCGCTCCGTTCCTTCGCGCGTACTTCGATTGCGATGGCTACGCCGGAAGGCAGGGCGTCATCCTCGGCACCTCCAGCGAGGTGATGAGCGAGCAAGTGCAACTCATCCTGTTGAACTTCGGCATTCTCAGCCGGCGCAGGCCACAGCAGGACGGGTGCTGGCACGTGGTGATCGTGGGCGCATCGGCCGAGAAGTTCCTCAACGAGATTGGCTTCGGTCTGTCCCGCAAGCAGCAGGCGCTCACCGACTACGTCCACCAGCGGAAGTGGTTCAAGGAAGAGAAGTGGGAAGACGAGATCGTCGAGATCACCCACGGTCGCGCGGACGTCTACGACATCTCCGTTGAGGAAACGCACCGCTACGCCGCCTGCGGGTTCATCAACCACAACTCGTACTGGCACTCGACGATCATGACCACCCGCGCCCTCAAGGACAGCGAGATCGTCGACTACGCCGACCACCACTCGGGCACCATGGGCACGCGCCCCGGCGCCATCAATCCGTACAAGCTTGGCATAGAGCTCTGGCGTTTCATCGAGGATCGCTGGAACAAGGGCCGCTTCGGCAAGGAATACGACGAGTGCGACGATCTCCGCGCCCGCCGGGCCTGGGACAAGAAGCTGGGCCTGGGCCGCCAGAAGATCTTCGAGGTCCGCAAGCACTACAACGACGTCACCTTCATCGACGAATTCCTCACCGCTGACTTCGCCGCCGAGCAGAAGCTGTTCGTCTACGGGTTCAACGAGAAGGCGAACCGCTGGGAGATCCTCGACCGCGAGTTCCAGAAGGTGAAGAAGAAGCTGCTCCAGCAGCTGACCAACTTCGGCCAGCCGATCATCGAGGTGATCGACGGCAATTTCGAGAACCGCGGCGAGCTCCTCCTCGCGCACCGCCACGACGGCGTCGATCTGCGCATCGACTACGCGAAGGACACGCTGGTCAACCTGCAGGCGATGTGGCGCCGGCCGGTAGGCATCGTCACCCGCGTCGACGGCAAGGGCGTGCTCATGCGCTTCGACGGCCGCGACCATACCGACCGCAAGGTCGAGCTCTGA
- a CDS encoding ABC transporter permease, with amino-acid sequence MNAPTAGLRSASISPALWELTLARLRLFFREPGAVFWTFGFPLLLSIALGIAFRNRPAEPAAIAVASAELDRALRSDPQLRSRPLDEPAAREALRTGKVDLVVLPGPPISYLYDPARPESRLARALADAALHPPGSPATIDKPVTEPGSRYIDFLIPGLLGMNLMSAGMWGIGYVVTEMRTKKLLKRLVATPMSRAQFLWSFVVMRALFLLLELPVLLGFAWLVFRVGVAGSIPLLLGISLVGALAFAGIGLLVASRAQNTQTVSGLINLVMLPMFVGSGVFFSTARFPDAVQPFLRVLPLTALNDAVRAVMIDGAGVVAVAGQLGLLALTAAVTFFAALRVFRWR; translated from the coding sequence ATGAACGCTCCGACCGCCGGCTTGAGGTCCGCCTCGATCAGCCCCGCCCTGTGGGAGCTGACCCTGGCCCGCCTGCGGCTCTTCTTCCGCGAGCCGGGAGCGGTGTTCTGGACATTCGGCTTTCCCTTGCTGCTCTCCATCGCGCTGGGGATCGCGTTCCGGAACCGTCCCGCCGAACCGGCGGCCATCGCGGTGGCGTCCGCCGAGCTCGACCGCGCCCTCCGTTCCGACCCGCAGCTCCGTTCGCGCCCTCTCGACGAACCGGCGGCGCGGGAGGCGCTGCGCACCGGCAAGGTGGACCTCGTCGTGCTGCCCGGCCCGCCGATCTCGTATCTCTACGATCCCGCGCGGCCAGAGAGCCGCCTGGCCCGCGCTCTCGCCGACGCGGCGCTGCATCCACCTGGGTCTCCCGCGACGATCGACAAGCCGGTGACCGAGCCGGGCTCGCGCTACATCGACTTCCTCATCCCGGGGCTGCTCGGGATGAACCTCATGTCGGCGGGGATGTGGGGCATCGGTTACGTGGTCACGGAGATGCGGACGAAGAAGCTGCTCAAGCGGCTGGTGGCGACGCCCATGTCGCGCGCGCAGTTTCTCTGGTCGTTCGTGGTGATGCGCGCGCTGTTCCTCTTGTTGGAGCTGCCGGTCCTGCTGGGATTCGCCTGGCTCGTCTTCCGCGTGGGCGTCGCCGGGTCGATCCCTCTGCTGCTCGGGATCTCGCTCGTGGGCGCGCTGGCGTTCGCGGGGATCGGCTTGCTCGTCGCCTCGCGGGCGCAGAATACGCAGACGGTCAGCGGGCTCATCAACCTGGTGATGCTGCCGATGTTCGTGGGCTCCGGCGTCTTCTTCTCCACCGCGCGCTTTCCGGACGCCGTACAGCCCTTCCTGCGGGTGTTGCCGCTGACCGCCCTGAATGACGCGGTCAGGGCAGTGATGATCGATGGCGCGGGTGTGGTCGCCGTCGCCGGGCAGCTCGGGCTTCTGGCGCTGACCGCGGCGGTCACGTTCTTCGCGGCGTTGCGCGTGTTCCGCTGGAGGTGA
- a CDS encoding ABC transporter ATP-binding protein gives MASALRCERLVKKYGDLVAVDGLDLEVRAGECFGLLGPNGAGKTTTVEILEGLNEPTAGSVEVLGMRWERDERALRQRLGVSLQETHLPDKLTVEENLRMFRSFYLRGRPLDEVLELVGLSDKRASWTERLSGGQKQRLAVACALVSDPELLFLDEPTTGLDPQSRRQLWDVVLGFRSRGRTVLLTTHYMDEAERLCDRVAIVDKGKVIALGTPQELIASLGGQQVVEFATESPTQTDGWSGLPSVRSARRSADGVALTVEQLHVALPAILARAEPLGLTRLSTHHATLEDVFVHLTGRRLRE, from the coding sequence GTGGCGTCCGCGCTCCGCTGTGAACGGCTGGTGAAGAAGTACGGCGATCTCGTTGCCGTGGACGGGCTCGATCTGGAAGTGCGCGCCGGCGAGTGCTTCGGCCTGCTCGGCCCCAACGGCGCCGGAAAAACGACCACGGTGGAGATCCTCGAAGGCCTCAACGAGCCCACCGCAGGCAGCGTCGAGGTGCTGGGGATGCGCTGGGAGCGCGACGAGCGCGCGCTCCGGCAGAGGCTGGGCGTCTCCCTCCAGGAGACGCACCTGCCGGACAAGCTGACGGTGGAGGAGAACCTGCGCATGTTCCGCTCGTTCTATCTGCGCGGGCGCCCGCTCGACGAAGTGCTCGAGCTGGTCGGATTGTCCGACAAGCGCGCATCGTGGACGGAACGGCTCTCGGGCGGGCAGAAGCAGCGCCTCGCCGTCGCCTGTGCGCTGGTCAGCGATCCGGAGCTGCTCTTCCTCGACGAGCCCACCACGGGCCTGGACCCGCAGTCGCGGCGGCAGCTCTGGGACGTCGTCCTCGGGTTCCGCTCGCGCGGCAGGACGGTGCTGCTCACGACGCATTACATGGACGAGGCCGAGCGGCTCTGCGACCGCGTCGCCATCGTCGACAAGGGCAAGGTGATCGCGCTCGGAACGCCACAAGAGTTGATCGCTTCTCTCGGAGGCCAGCAGGTCGTCGAGTTCGCTACCGAGAGTCCGACGCAGACCGACGGCTGGAGCGGACTCCCCTCCGTGCGCAGCGCCCGGCGGAGCGCGGATGGCGTGGCGCTCACCGTGGAGCAGCTCCACGTCGCGCTCCCGGCCATCCTCGCCCGCGCGGAGCCGCTCGGGTTGACGCGGCTCTCTACGCACCATGCGACGCTCGAGGACGTCTTCGTCCACCTGACCGGAAGGCGCCTGCGCGAATGA
- a CDS encoding sigma-70 family RNA polymerase sigma factor encodes MSPKAKAPKSKRPGKPPKARAPRKARNDRQDKKPQEKGPLEPEVLEPEAVEAEPPDEGPAAENTLPVPVERDLARADALQRYMAEVAKHALLSREEEHELAVKFQRTHDPEIAYRLVTANLRLVVKIAHEYRRAAFSLLDLIQEGNVGLMQAVQKYDPFRGVKLSSYAAWWIRAYILRYLMDNWRMVKLGTTQAQRKLFFNLRKEQEKLLAQGFEAAPKLLAERLDVTEQDVREMDQRLSNDEFSIDAPVAVGGQDEGRQTHGDRLVQTAPPVDEQLADEELRRIFKEKLAEFGKTLTADKDRFLFENRIAPPDDREPMTLQQIGDLWGVTRERARQLEARLTDRLRDYLRRELPDFAQLSVTPAEES; translated from the coding sequence ATGAGTCCCAAGGCGAAAGCGCCGAAATCGAAGAGGCCCGGAAAGCCGCCAAAGGCTCGCGCGCCGCGAAAGGCGCGGAACGACCGGCAGGACAAGAAGCCGCAGGAGAAGGGGCCGCTCGAGCCGGAAGTCCTGGAGCCCGAAGCGGTCGAGGCCGAGCCCCCCGACGAAGGGCCGGCTGCAGAGAACACGCTGCCCGTTCCCGTCGAGCGCGACCTCGCGCGCGCCGACGCGCTGCAGAGATACATGGCGGAGGTGGCGAAGCACGCGCTGCTTTCGCGCGAGGAGGAGCACGAGCTGGCGGTGAAGTTCCAGCGCACGCACGACCCGGAGATCGCTTACCGGCTGGTGACCGCGAACCTGCGCCTGGTGGTGAAGATCGCCCACGAGTACCGGCGGGCGGCATTCAGCCTCCTGGACCTCATCCAGGAAGGAAATGTGGGCCTGATGCAAGCCGTACAGAAGTACGATCCCTTTCGCGGCGTGAAGCTCTCGTCGTACGCGGCGTGGTGGATTCGCGCCTACATCCTGCGATACCTGATGGACAACTGGCGCATGGTGAAGCTCGGGACCACGCAGGCGCAGCGCAAGCTCTTCTTCAACCTGCGCAAGGAGCAGGAGAAGCTGCTGGCGCAAGGGTTCGAGGCCGCTCCCAAGCTCCTCGCCGAAAGGCTCGACGTGACCGAGCAGGACGTGCGCGAGATGGACCAGCGGCTGTCGAACGACGAGTTCTCCATCGACGCGCCGGTGGCGGTGGGCGGGCAGGACGAAGGCCGTCAGACGCACGGCGACCGGCTGGTGCAAACGGCGCCTCCGGTCGACGAGCAGCTGGCCGACGAGGAGCTGCGGCGGATCTTCAAGGAGAAGCTGGCCGAGTTCGGCAAGACGCTCACCGCCGACAAGGACAGGTTCCTCTTCGAGAATCGCATCGCTCCGCCCGACGATCGCGAACCGATGACGCTGCAGCAGATCGGCGATCTCTGGGGCGTCACCCGCGAGCGCGCGCGGCAGCTGGAGGCGCGCCTGACGGACAGGCTGCGCGACTACCTTCGCCGCGAGCTGCCCGACTTCGCCCAGCTCTCGGTCACGCCCGCGGAGGAGTCATGA